Proteins encoded by one window of Aspergillus puulaauensis MK2 DNA, chromosome 4, nearly complete sequence:
- a CDS encoding putative nuclear serine protease HtrA2/Nma111 (COG:O;~EggNog:ENOG410PGCA;~InterPro:IPR036034,IPR009003,IPR041489,IPR001940, IPR025926,IPR001478;~MEROPS:MER0003297;~PFAM:PF17820,PF12812,PF13365,PF00089;~go_function: GO:0004252 - serine-type endopeptidase activity [Evidence IEA];~go_function: GO:0005515 - protein binding [Evidence IEA];~go_process: GO:0006508 - proteolysis [Evidence IEA]), whose product MSCWLLANRRCPSVALNSTAIAAASPSVSATSLPAWSSLLPRFRSCVNIPWRLPVKSPSFSTLVFSRSLLARWRPTPSLLRRTSAAVATPDSRVTSQTASASTSSRLSSKTDPKSSATAYATTTNMNGDGVAKRKRNSISATAERPVKHLKPENSTLTPGDSTPANGTVYDVQDEDDLGPLMAVGPTQADSPEWQATIEEVVKSVVSIHFCQTCSFDTELSMSSQATGFVVDAERGYILTNRHVVCPGPFWGYVIFDNHEECDVSPVYRDPVHDFGLLKFDPKAIRHMKLRELKLQPDGARVGSEIRVVGNDAGEKLSILSGVISRLDRNAPEYGEGYSDFNTNYIQAAAAASGGSSGSPVVNLAGNAIALQAGGRADGAATDYFLPLDRPQRALECIRRGQLVTRGTIQTQWILKPFDECRRLGLTPEWETKVRKAAPNETSMLVAEIILPEGPADGKILEGDVLLQVNGELLTRFVRLDDILDSSVGKSVRLLVQRGGQDMEVECDIGDLHAITPDRFVTVAGGTFHNLSYQQSRLYAIATKGVYVCEAAGSFKLENTLSGWLIDSVDKRKTRNLDEFVEVMKSIPDRSRVVISYRHIRDLHTRGTSIVYIDRHWHPKMRLAVRNDDSGLWDFSDLAEPVKALTPVPRKADFIQLDGVSQPAAAEIVRSFVRVSCTMPLKLDGFPQAKKTGFGLVVDADKGLVVVSRAIVPYNLCDINVTVADSIIVAAKVIFLHPLQNYCVIQYDPSLVQAPVQSAKLNTEYIKQGQDTIFVGFNQNFRIVVAKTAVTDITTVSIPANASAPRYRAINLDAVTVDTGLSGQCSNGVLVGEDGVVQALWLNYLGERTPSSHKDVEYHLGFATPALLPVVSKIQQGVLPKLRILNMESYVVQMSQARIMGVSEEWIEEVAKANPSRHQLFMVRKVDCPPPDFNSSADSFQEGDIILTLDGQLITRVSELDIMYEKEVLEALIVRNGEEMRIQVPTVSTEDLETDRAVVFCGAVLQKPHHAVRQQISKLHSEIYVSARSRGSPAYQYGLSPTNFVTAVNGVPTPDLDRFVEEVKKIPDNTYFRIRAVTFDNVPWVVTMKKNDHYFPMSEYIKDDTQELGWKSISHDKKDKDGVDADVANLNPDAMDEGFDGGSDIEPDTV is encoded by the exons ATGTCTTGTTGGCTTCTGGCCAACAGAAGGTGTCCAAGTGTTGCTCTCAACTCCACTGCTATCGCCGCTGCTTCGCCTTCTGTTTCGGCAACATCGTTGCCCGCCTGgtcctctctccttcctcgctTTCGATCCTGCGTAAATATCCCCTGGCGTCTCCCCGTTAAATCTCCATCGTTTTCGACCTTAGTGTTcagccgcagcctcctcgcGCGTTGGCGACCAACTCCGTCCTTGCTCCGCCGGACATCAGCCGCCGTTGCAACCCCCGATTCTCGTGTTACCAGTCAGACTGCTAGCGCGTCGACTTCCTCACGACTCTCATCAAAAACCGATCCTAAATCCAGTGCGACCGCTTACGCTACAACCACGAACATGAATGGAGACGGCGTCGCGAAGCGCAAGCGGAATTCCATCTCTGCAACGGCGGAGCGGCCAGTGAAGCACCTGAAGCCCGAAAACTCGACGCTCACGCCCGGGGATTCTACCCCGGCCAACGGAACCGTTTATGATGTTCAAGATGAGGACGATCTGGGGCCTTTGATGGCCGTTGGGCCTACGCAGGCAGATTCGCCGGAGTGGCAGGCTACGATTGAGGAGGTAGTGAAGAGTGTCGTCTCTATCCATTTCTGCCAGACTTGCTCGTTCGATACGGAGCTGTCAATGAGCAGTCAAGCTACGGGATTCGTGGTCGATGCTGAGCGCGGATATATCCTTACCAACCGACATGTGGTCTGTCCGGGTCCGTTCTGGGGTTATGTTATCTTTGATAACCACGAGGAG TGCGATGTCTCTCCGGTATATCGAGACCCAGTCCACGATTTCGGATTACTAAAATTCGATCCCAAAGCGATTCGACACATGAAACTCAGAGAACTCAAGCTCCAGCCCGATGGTGCTCGTGTGGGCTCAGAGATCCGGGTTGTTGGTAATGACGCAGGAGAGAAACTGAGCATTCTATCCGGTGTCATCAGTCGACTTGATCGAAACGCTCCTGAGTACGGCGAAGGCTATAGTGACTTCAACACCAATTACATTCAGGCTGCCGCTGCGGCTAGCGGTGGTAGCTCCGGAAGTCCTGTGGTCAATCTTGCAGGAAATGCCATCGCGCTGCAGGCTGGAGGTCGTGCAGATGGCGCTGCAACCGACTATTTCCTGCCGCTGGACCGACCGCAACGTGCTCTAGAATGCATCCGTCGAGGACAGCTAGTCACCAGAGGTACTATCCAGACCCAATGGATTCTCAAACCTTTTGATGAGTGTCGGCGCCTGGGATTGACTCCCGAATGGGAAACGAAGGTGCGCAAGGCAGCTCCCAACGAAACGAGTATGTTGGTTGCGGAGATCATTCTTCCCGAAGGTCCTGCGGATGGAAAGATTCTGGAGGGCGATGTACTCCTGCAGGTGAATGGAGAACTCCTCACCCGATTTGTTCGATTGGACGACATTTTGGATTCCAGTGTTGGGAAGTCGGTGCGATTGCTGGTGCAGAGAGGCGGTCAAGACATGGAGGTTGAATGCGACATTGGCGACCTGCATGCCATTACGCCCGATCGGTTTGTAACTGTTGCTGGTGGAACGTTCCATAACCTATCCTACCAGCAGTCTCGACTCTATGCCATTGCCACAAAGGGTGTTTACGTGTGTGAAGCAGCGGGCTCCTTCAAACTCGAGAATACCCTTTCAGGATGGTTGATTGATTCCGTGGACAAACGGAAAACCAGAAATTTGGATGAATTTGTGGAAGTAATGAAATCAATCCCGGATCGCTCTCGAGTTGTCATTTCATATCGCCACATTCGCGACTTGCACACACGGGGGACGAGCATTGTGTATATTGACCGACACTGGCATCCAAAGATGCGGTTGGCCGTCCGAAATGACGACAGCGGTCTTTGGGATTTCTCTGACCTCGCGGAACCCGTCAAGGCCTTGACACCGGTTCCAAGGAAGGCTGATTTCATCCAGCTGGACGGCGTAAGCCAACCTGCTGCCGCCGAGATCGTGCGCAGTTTTGTGCGCGTCTCTTGCACGATGCCCttgaagctggatgggtTCCCTCAGGCAAAGAAGACTGGGTTTGGACTTGTTGTGGATGCTGATaagggcttggtggtggtgtcgcGTGCCATTGTACCCTACAACCTATGTGACATCAACGTGACCGTGGCAGATTCGATTATTGTTGCGGCCAAAGTCATTTTCCTCCACCCACTGCAAAACTATTGTGTCATTCAATATGACCCTTCCTTGGTGCAAGCCCCAGTCCAAAGCGCAAAGCTCAACACGGAATACATCAAGCAGGGCCAAGACACGATTTTTGTCGGCTTCAACCAGAATTTCCGCATCGTGGTTGCCAAGACTGCCGTTACTGATATCACGACAGTTTCGATCCCCGCTAATGCTTCTGCGCCGCGGTACCGTGCTATCAACTTGGATGCGGTGACTGTCGATACAGGGCTGAGTGGACAGTGTTCGAACGGTGTTTTGGTCGGCGAAGACGGTGTTGTCCAGGCCTTGTGGTTGAATTATCTCGGTGAACGTACACCTAGCTCCCACAAAGACGTCGAATACCACCTCGGATTTGCGACGCCCGCATTGCTGCCCGTTGTGAGCAAGATCCAGCAAGGAGTCTTGCCGAAACTGCGGATCCTAAACATGGAAAGCTATGTGGTGCAGATGAGCCAGGCGCGCATCATGGGAGTCTCAGAGGAATGGATTGAAGAGGTCGCCAAGGCGAACCCGTCCCGACATCAACTGTTTATGGTGCGGAAGGTCGACTGCCCGCCGCCGGATTTCAACTCGTCGGCAGACAGCTTCCAGGAGGGCGATATCATTCTCACTCTGGATGGACAGTTGATCACGCGCGTGTCTGAACTCGACATTATGTACGAGAAGGAAGTGCTCGAGGCACTTATTGTGCGTAACGGGGAAGAAATGCGGATCCAGGTGCCTACCGTGTCGACGGAGGATCTGGAGACCGATCGAGCGGTTGTCTTTTGCGGTGCGGTGCTGCAGAAGCCACACCACGCCGTACGCCAGCAGATTTCGAAGCTGCATAGCGAGATCTATGTCAGCGCACGG AGTCGCGGATCTCCGGCCTACCAATATGGCCTTTCGCCCACCAATTTCGTCACAGCAGTGAACGGAGTGCCGACACCAGATCTCGATCGTTTCGTCGAggaagtgaagaagatcccgGATAACACATACTTCCGGATCCGCGCAGTGACATTCGATAACGTCCCTTGGGTAGTTAccatgaagaagaacgaCCATTAC TTCCCCATGTCCGAATACATCAAGGACGACACGCAGGAGCTAGGATGGAAGTCAATCTCGCACGACAAAAAAGACAAGGACGGCGTGGATGCGGACGTGGCGAACCTGAACCCCGATGCCATGGACGAGGGATTCGACGGCGGGAGCGATATAGAGCCGGACACTGTATAA